The following are encoded in a window of Amycolatopsis solani genomic DNA:
- a CDS encoding carbohydrate ABC transporter permease — protein sequence MATLTTTPPSARAPGARADGGAHLRRKKRLFWPFAAPALVLYLAFLVLPTLGTVVLSFTSWAGAGDTPKPNGVTNYTQMWASDSFQYAFRNTLVYVFAGGVGTFALAFLFTMVLRDMRGGKVVRAILFFPNIVAPVALGMFLGFVFKYQPGKQGLANYVLEHAGADAAKFLAPANVTGVVTASLIWASSGFYITILMAAVDRIPPYLYEDAELGGASPWQKFRNITLPMTWDVVGVAGVLWTINALKIFELVFVLAGPGTYAPPNEAWTLGIYVFDRTFGSNGTPDFGAACACAVAMIALVSILVVLLRRVMRRDAIQF from the coding sequence ATGGCCACGCTCACGACGACACCGCCGTCGGCACGGGCTCCGGGGGCTCGTGCCGACGGCGGCGCGCACCTGCGCCGCAAGAAGCGGCTGTTCTGGCCGTTCGCCGCGCCCGCGCTGGTGCTGTACCTGGCGTTCCTGGTGCTGCCGACGCTCGGGACCGTGGTCCTGTCCTTCACGAGCTGGGCCGGCGCGGGGGACACGCCGAAGCCCAACGGCGTCACCAACTACACGCAGATGTGGGCGAGCGACTCGTTCCAGTACGCCTTCCGCAACACGCTGGTGTACGTCTTCGCCGGCGGCGTCGGCACGTTCGCGCTCGCGTTCCTGTTCACCATGGTGCTGCGGGACATGCGCGGCGGCAAGGTCGTCCGCGCCATCCTGTTCTTCCCGAACATCGTCGCGCCGGTGGCGCTCGGGATGTTTCTCGGGTTCGTGTTCAAGTACCAGCCCGGCAAGCAGGGGCTGGCGAACTACGTCCTGGAGCACGCCGGCGCGGACGCGGCCAAGTTCCTGGCCCCGGCCAACGTGACCGGCGTCGTGACGGCGTCGCTGATCTGGGCCAGTTCCGGCTTCTACATCACGATCCTGATGGCCGCGGTCGACCGGATCCCGCCGTACCTCTACGAAGACGCCGAACTCGGCGGCGCCTCGCCGTGGCAGAAGTTCCGCAACATCACGCTGCCGATGACGTGGGACGTCGTCGGCGTCGCCGGGGTGCTGTGGACGATCAACGCGCTGAAGATCTTCGAGCTGGTGTTCGTGCTGGCCGGGCCGGGCACGTACGCCCCGCCGAACGAGGCGTGGACGCTGGGGATCTACGTGTTCGACCGGACCTTCGGTTCGAACGGCACGCCGGACTTCGGCGCCGCCTGCGCCTGCGCGGTGGCGATGATCGCGCTGGTGTCGATCCTGGTCGTGCTGCTGAGGCGGGTGATGCGCCGTGACGCGATCCAGTTCTGA
- a CDS encoding ABC transporter ATP-binding protein codes for MATVSFRDTTRFYAGVDRPAVDGFALDVEDGEFLVLVGPSGCGKSTTLRMLAGLEGVDEGSVHIGDRDVTELAPKDRDFAMVFQNYALYPHMTVGENIGFHLKLAKLPKAERERRVTEAAALLDLTEYLDRKPAKLSGGQRQRVAMGRAIVREPSVFLMDEPLSNLDAKLRVQTRTQIASLQRRLGITTLYVTHDQVEAMTMGDRVAVLRDGVLQQCDTPIGLFSQPVNVFVAGFIGSPSMNLLETTVDEAAVPLTPAQRSALTGAGLVVGVRPEGWTLGAGGYEAVVEVVEELGSDQYLYCRAGEKVLTARTPGMAPWQRGQPITLAPKPDAVHLFDAATGERLPDA; via the coding sequence ATGGCCACCGTGAGCTTCCGGGACACGACCCGGTTCTACGCCGGGGTCGACCGCCCGGCCGTCGACGGGTTCGCCCTCGACGTCGAAGACGGGGAGTTCCTCGTCCTGGTCGGCCCGTCCGGCTGCGGCAAGTCGACGACGCTGCGGATGCTGGCCGGGCTGGAGGGCGTCGACGAAGGCTCCGTCCACATCGGCGACCGCGACGTCACCGAGCTGGCCCCGAAGGACCGGGACTTCGCGATGGTGTTCCAGAACTACGCGCTCTACCCGCACATGACCGTCGGCGAGAACATCGGCTTCCACCTCAAGCTGGCGAAGCTGCCGAAGGCCGAGCGCGAGCGGCGGGTGACCGAAGCCGCGGCGCTGCTCGACCTGACGGAGTACCTCGACCGCAAGCCGGCCAAGCTCTCCGGCGGGCAGCGCCAGCGCGTCGCGATGGGCCGCGCGATCGTGCGCGAGCCGAGCGTGTTCCTGATGGACGAGCCGCTGTCCAACCTGGACGCCAAGCTGCGGGTGCAGACGCGGACGCAGATCGCTTCGCTGCAACGCCGGCTGGGCATCACGACCCTGTACGTCACGCACGACCAGGTCGAAGCGATGACCATGGGCGACCGGGTCGCGGTGCTGCGCGACGGCGTCCTGCAGCAGTGCGACACCCCGATCGGCCTGTTCTCCCAGCCGGTCAACGTGTTCGTGGCCGGGTTCATCGGCTCGCCGTCGATGAACCTGCTGGAGACCACTGTGGACGAAGCGGCGGTGCCGCTGACCCCGGCGCAGCGCTCGGCGCTCACCGGTGCCGGGCTCGTGGTCGGGGTCCGGCCGGAGGGCTGGACGCTCGGCGCGGGCGGCTACGAGGCCGTGGTCGAGGTGGTGGAGGAGCTGGGCAGCGACCAGTACCTGTACTGCCGGGCGGGTGAGAAGGTGCTGACGGCGCGGACGCCGGGCATGGCGCCGTGGCAGCGTGGCCAGCCGATCACCCTGGCGCCGAAGCCGGACGCGGTCCACCTGTTCGACGCGGCCACCGGGGAAAGGCTGCCGGACGCATGA
- a CDS encoding TIM-barrel domain-containing protein: MSRLAQSLTCLAAVTALGLAPSAAYADSPAGSLGDLTGVSADGPTVTLKSGAAAVRVSFPAEGAVRIWLAPDGTFTNPAGDKIVLPKTTTPATPKRVDKGAYWAISTPKATLRAYKHPLKFALYDGADRTQRWAESAPLSWTGTTTTQTLARTAAEQFVGGGEQNGRFSHRDQTIKIFADDNWDDGGAPNSQPFYASTAGYGVLRNTFAPGSYSFTSPVKTTHDERRFDATYVVGTGLKDVVSGYTDLVGKPFLPPIYGLETGDSDCYLHNANRGERHTLDAVKIADGYTQNGMPNGWMLVNDGYGCGYENLQQTGEGLRKNGMQLGLWTENGVPNQAEEVKAGVRVRKLDVAWVGPGYQFALDACDTAYKGIEDNSDARGFVWQPVSWAGAQRCGVLWSGDQAGSYDYIKWQIPTYAGATTSGIAYNTGDIDGIFGGSPQTYVRDLQWKTFLPTAMTMDGWASSDKQPWRQGEPYTSINRKYLLLKERLLPYTYSYSAQAHQTGVGQVRPLALEYPDDPNVWTDKAKYEFLSGTDFLVAPVYEKANVRNGIYLPKGTWVDYWSGKTYTGPTTVDGYDAPLDTLPLFVRAGAVVPMWAEGTKSWQTRDKGELDLDVYPQGKGSFTLTEDDGVTRGYQRGEQAKQTFTVDAPQSGPGTVTVGIGASAGSYPGKPAARNYLLTVHTGSKPGVVQAGTAVLRQYGSKADLDRASAGWWYDPAGRGVVRVKTGQLGAGDRQDVRLSGTSAVGGFFPEDDHGSVALTVPPVAAPGQAVTGTLGFTNGTPLPVRDVRLSLQGTGFRADVPATPKVVLPGQTVRVPVRLTPDAGLKPADYQVTATASYQARLGAHQAVDSATVTVPYASLASAFGNVGVTDAAHVAAGDLDGGGSSFRAEGLAEAGLKPGAAFTANGATLTWPDAGGGQADNAVAAGQTIAVRGTGTKLVLAGTGTGTAKGTVFVQYADGSTSQADVGVPNWCCADPAQYGATTVATVLGKNTRTGPAYPTTPYRVFANSVPLTAGKEVVAVTLPSNSALHVFATGIA, from the coding sequence ATGAGCAGACTTGCGCAATCGCTGACCTGTCTGGCAGCGGTCACCGCCCTCGGGCTGGCGCCCAGCGCGGCGTACGCGGACTCGCCGGCCGGCAGCCTCGGTGACCTCACCGGCGTCTCCGCCGACGGCCCGACGGTCACCCTGAAGTCCGGCGCCGCCGCGGTGCGGGTGAGCTTCCCGGCCGAAGGCGCCGTCCGGATCTGGCTCGCCCCCGACGGGACGTTCACCAACCCGGCGGGTGACAAGATCGTCCTGCCCAAGACCACGACCCCCGCGACGCCGAAGCGCGTCGACAAGGGCGCCTACTGGGCCATTTCCACCCCCAAGGCGACCCTGCGGGCCTACAAGCACCCGCTGAAGTTCGCCCTCTACGACGGCGCCGACCGCACGCAGCGGTGGGCCGAGTCCGCGCCGCTGTCCTGGACCGGCACCACGACCACGCAGACCCTCGCCCGCACCGCGGCCGAGCAATTCGTCGGCGGCGGCGAACAGAATGGCCGGTTCAGCCACCGCGACCAGACCATCAAGATCTTCGCCGACGACAACTGGGACGACGGCGGCGCGCCCAACTCGCAGCCGTTCTACGCCTCGACCGCGGGCTACGGCGTGCTGCGCAACACCTTCGCGCCCGGCAGCTACTCCTTCACCAGCCCGGTGAAGACCACGCACGACGAGCGCCGCTTCGACGCCACCTACGTCGTCGGCACCGGCCTCAAGGACGTCGTCTCGGGCTACACCGACCTCGTCGGGAAGCCGTTCCTGCCCCCGATCTACGGCCTGGAAACCGGCGACTCCGACTGCTACCTGCACAACGCGAACCGCGGCGAGCGGCACACGCTCGACGCGGTCAAGATCGCCGACGGCTACACGCAGAACGGCATGCCGAACGGCTGGATGCTGGTCAACGACGGCTACGGCTGCGGCTACGAAAACCTGCAGCAGACCGGCGAAGGCCTGCGGAAGAACGGCATGCAGCTCGGCCTCTGGACCGAAAACGGCGTGCCGAACCAGGCCGAAGAGGTCAAGGCCGGCGTGCGGGTGCGCAAGCTCGACGTCGCCTGGGTCGGCCCGGGCTACCAGTTCGCGCTCGACGCCTGCGACACCGCGTACAAGGGCATCGAGGACAACAGCGACGCACGCGGGTTCGTCTGGCAGCCGGTGAGCTGGGCCGGCGCGCAGCGCTGCGGCGTGCTGTGGAGCGGCGACCAGGCCGGGTCCTACGACTACATCAAGTGGCAGATCCCGACGTACGCGGGCGCGACGACGTCCGGCATCGCCTACAACACCGGCGACATCGACGGCATCTTCGGCGGCAGCCCGCAGACCTACGTCCGCGACCTGCAGTGGAAGACGTTCCTGCCCACGGCGATGACGATGGACGGCTGGGCGTCGTCGGACAAGCAGCCGTGGCGCCAGGGCGAGCCCTACACCTCGATCAACCGCAAGTACCTGCTGCTCAAGGAAAGGCTGCTGCCCTACACCTACAGCTACTCCGCGCAGGCGCACCAGACGGGCGTCGGCCAGGTTCGCCCGCTGGCCCTCGAATACCCGGACGACCCCAACGTCTGGACGGACAAGGCGAAGTACGAGTTCCTCTCCGGAACGGACTTCCTCGTCGCACCGGTGTACGAGAAGGCCAACGTGCGCAACGGCATCTACCTGCCGAAGGGCACGTGGGTGGACTACTGGAGCGGCAAGACCTACACCGGTCCCACCACAGTGGACGGTTACGACGCCCCGCTCGACACGCTGCCGCTGTTCGTCCGCGCCGGGGCCGTCGTCCCGATGTGGGCCGAGGGCACGAAGTCGTGGCAGACCCGCGACAAGGGCGAGCTCGACCTCGACGTCTACCCGCAGGGCAAGGGGAGCTTCACGCTCACCGAGGACGACGGCGTGACCCGCGGCTACCAGCGCGGCGAGCAGGCGAAGCAGACGTTCACCGTCGACGCGCCGCAGTCCGGCCCGGGCACCGTGACCGTCGGGATCGGCGCGAGTGCCGGCAGCTACCCGGGGAAGCCGGCCGCGCGGAACTACCTCCTGACCGTCCACACGGGATCGAAGCCCGGCGTCGTCCAGGCGGGCACCGCGGTGCTGCGGCAGTACGGCAGCAAGGCCGACCTCGACCGGGCGTCCGCCGGCTGGTGGTACGACCCGGCGGGCCGGGGCGTCGTGCGGGTCAAGACCGGGCAGCTCGGCGCCGGTGACCGCCAGGACGTCCGGCTGTCCGGCACCAGCGCGGTCGGCGGCTTCTTCCCCGAGGACGACCACGGCTCGGTGGCGCTGACCGTGCCGCCGGTGGCCGCGCCGGGCCAGGCCGTCACCGGTACGCTCGGGTTCACCAACGGCACCCCGCTGCCGGTCCGGGACGTGCGGCTTTCCCTGCAGGGCACCGGGTTCCGGGCCGACGTCCCGGCCACGCCGAAGGTGGTCCTGCCCGGGCAGACCGTGCGGGTCCCGGTGCGGCTGACGCCGGACGCCGGGCTGAAACCGGCGGACTACCAGGTCACGGCGACCGCGTCGTACCAGGCCCGGCTGGGTGCGCACCAGGCCGTCGACTCGGCCACCGTCACCGTCCCGTATGCCTCGCTGGCCTCGGCGTTCGGCAACGTCGGCGTCACCGACGCGGCGCACGTGGCGGCGGGCGACCTCGACGGCGGCGGCAGCAGCTTCCGCGCGGAGGGCCTGGCGGAAGCGGGCCTGAAACCGGGAGCGGCGTTCACCGCGAACGGCGCCACGCTGACCTGGCCGGACGCCGGCGGCGGCCAGGCGGACAACGCCGTCGCCGCCGGTCAGACCATCGCCGTGCGGGGCACCGGGACCAAGCTGGTGCTCGCGGGCACCGGCACGGGCACGGCCAAGGGCACGGTGTTCGTCCAGTACGCGGACGGCAGCACGAGCCAGGCCGACGTCGGCGTCCCGAACTGGTGCTGCGCCGACCCGGCCCAGTACGGCGCCACGACCGTCGCGACCGTGCTGGGCAAGAACACCCGCACCGGCCCGGCGTACCCGACGACGCCGTACCGGGTGTTCGCCAACTCCGTCCCGCTGACCGCGGGCAAGGAGGTCGTGGCGGTGACGCTGCCGTCGAACTCGGCCCTGCACGTGTTCGCCACCGGCATCGCGTGA
- a CDS encoding carbohydrate ABC transporter permease, translating into MTRSSSEVRRVPRKPKPAPGSRRFSPLRLLGSVLVWAFTAGNVLVLYWLLTAAFKTPVEIFTKPFALPYQWFHVGKPFRNFVYAWNNAGFGDAVLTTVVLVGLATVATVAVSAPCAYALTRLGVRGSGPLTNVVAIGMGVPFQTVIIPLFVTMSKAHLDNEYGLFLLYVALSIPFTVFLLTGFFRSLPDELEEAASLDGASPARTFFSVMLPLARGGLITALTLNAIGLWNETLLAIVFLKDQAHFTLSRALFTFYGAASYQSEYGGLIAGVAIVVLPMLVLYLVLARRIITGLTLGAGK; encoded by the coding sequence GTGACGCGATCCAGTTCTGAGGTCCGCCGGGTTCCGCGCAAGCCGAAGCCGGCTCCGGGATCGCGGCGGTTCAGCCCGCTGCGGCTGCTGGGCTCGGTGCTCGTGTGGGCGTTCACCGCGGGCAACGTGCTGGTGCTGTACTGGCTGCTCACGGCGGCGTTCAAGACGCCGGTGGAGATCTTCACCAAGCCGTTCGCGCTGCCGTACCAGTGGTTCCACGTCGGCAAGCCGTTCCGGAACTTCGTCTACGCCTGGAACAACGCGGGCTTCGGCGACGCCGTGCTCACGACGGTGGTCCTGGTCGGCCTCGCGACCGTCGCGACGGTGGCCGTCTCCGCGCCGTGCGCGTACGCGCTGACCCGGCTCGGCGTGCGCGGGTCCGGGCCGCTGACCAACGTCGTCGCGATCGGCATGGGCGTGCCGTTCCAGACCGTGATCATCCCGCTGTTCGTGACCATGAGCAAAGCCCACCTGGACAACGAGTACGGGCTCTTCCTGCTGTACGTCGCGTTGTCGATCCCGTTCACGGTGTTCCTGCTGACCGGGTTCTTCCGCTCGCTGCCGGACGAGCTCGAGGAAGCGGCGTCGCTGGACGGCGCCTCCCCGGCCCGGACGTTCTTCTCGGTGATGCTGCCGCTCGCGCGCGGCGGTCTGATCACGGCGTTGACGCTCAACGCGATCGGCCTGTGGAACGAGACGCTGCTGGCGATCGTGTTCCTCAAGGACCAGGCGCACTTCACGCTCTCCCGCGCGCTGTTCACCTTCTACGGCGCGGCGAGCTACCAGTCGGAGTACGGCGGCCTGATCGCCGGCGTGGCGATCGTCGTGCTCCCGATGCTCGTGCTGTACCTCGTGCTCGCCCGCCGGATCATCACCGGCCTCACCCTCGGCGCCGGAAAGTAG
- a CDS encoding DeoR/GlpR family DNA-binding transcription regulator, translating into MVRHERLSTLLDMLGQREKIDVEDVAAELDVSAATIRRDLDHLAEQQLLTRTRGGAVANDLAYDLPLRYKTARHVPEKQRISTAAAAFAAKGMVVGLNGGTTTAGVARALAMRPDLSGRGGDAPGLTVVTNALNIAHELAVRPNVKIVVTGGVARPQSFELSGPLATRVLSELTIDLLFLGVDAFDPDAGAFAHHEGEASINRLMVERAERVVAVADGSKLGRRAFARICETTQVHALVTDTDADPDDLRAFEAAGVAVQAV; encoded by the coding sequence ATGGTCCGGCACGAACGCCTGAGCACCCTGCTGGACATGCTCGGGCAGCGGGAAAAGATCGACGTCGAGGACGTGGCCGCGGAGCTCGACGTCTCCGCCGCCACGATCCGCCGCGACCTCGACCACCTGGCCGAACAGCAGCTGCTCACCCGCACCCGCGGCGGCGCGGTCGCCAACGACCTCGCCTACGACCTGCCGCTGCGCTACAAGACCGCGCGGCACGTGCCGGAGAAGCAGCGGATCAGCACCGCCGCGGCCGCGTTCGCCGCGAAGGGCATGGTGGTCGGCCTGAACGGCGGCACGACGACCGCCGGGGTGGCGCGGGCCCTCGCGATGCGCCCGGACCTCTCCGGCCGCGGCGGCGACGCACCGGGCCTCACGGTGGTCACGAACGCGCTGAACATCGCCCACGAACTCGCGGTGCGCCCGAACGTCAAGATCGTCGTCACCGGCGGCGTCGCGCGCCCGCAGTCGTTCGAGCTGAGCGGCCCGCTGGCCACCCGCGTCCTCAGTGAACTGACGATCGACCTGCTGTTCCTCGGCGTCGACGCGTTCGACCCGGACGCGGGCGCGTTCGCCCACCACGAGGGCGAGGCCAGCATCAACCGCCTGATGGTCGAGCGCGCCGAGCGCGTGGTCGCGGTGGCGGACGGCTCGAAGCTGGGCCGCCGTGCGTTCGCGCGCATTTGCGAGACGACGCAGGTGCACGCACTGGTGACGGACACCGACGCCGACCCGGACGACCTCCGCGCGTTCGAGGCCGCCGGAGTCGCGGTCCAAGCCGTCTGA
- a CDS encoding ABC transporter permease translates to MLTIARGELIQLFRNRLVLVTALVLPVGLSAFFIARHDVFAEVGSLGYIATLTLFFVLGIGLYTTTVTTLAARRQNLFLKRLRSTAAGDAGILGGLLLPVTAIAVVQIAVLLAVLAVVTGKPANPLLLAAAVVATVVMMLALGLATAGLTNSPEHAQVTTLPVSLGVIAVAGWVGLSGTGELTLLKRLLPGGSAAELVLDAWNGGKPAADSLLLFAPTLAWVFVAVVLATRLFRWEPRR, encoded by the coding sequence ATGTTGACGATCGCTCGCGGCGAGCTGATCCAGCTGTTCCGGAACCGGCTCGTCCTGGTCACCGCCCTGGTCCTGCCGGTCGGGCTCAGCGCGTTCTTCATCGCCCGGCACGACGTCTTCGCCGAGGTCGGGAGCCTCGGCTACATCGCGACGCTGACGTTGTTCTTCGTGCTGGGCATCGGCCTCTACACCACGACGGTGACGACACTGGCCGCCCGCCGCCAGAACCTGTTCCTCAAGCGGCTGCGCTCGACCGCGGCCGGGGACGCCGGGATCCTCGGTGGGCTGCTGCTGCCGGTCACCGCGATCGCGGTGGTCCAGATCGCCGTGCTGCTCGCGGTGCTGGCCGTGGTCACCGGGAAACCGGCGAACCCGCTGCTGCTGGCCGCGGCCGTGGTGGCCACCGTGGTCATGATGCTCGCGCTGGGCCTGGCCACGGCCGGCCTGACGAACTCGCCCGAACACGCGCAGGTGACCACGCTGCCGGTCAGCCTCGGCGTGATCGCGGTGGCCGGCTGGGTCGGCCTCAGTGGCACCGGCGAGCTCACGCTGCTCAAGCGCCTGCTGCCCGGTGGGTCGGCGGCCGAGCTGGTGCTCGACGCCTGGAACGGCGGCAAGCCGGCCGCCGATTCGCTGCTCCTCTTCGCCCCGACCCTGGCCTGGGTCTTCGTCGCGGTCGTGCTGGCGACGCGGCTCTTCCGCTGGGAACCGCGCCGCTGA
- a CDS encoding alpha/beta hydrolase, with protein sequence MRKALLAAAIAVVGATTVVPTASAAPNALNWGPCPAGAFPTPDLQCTTVKVPLDYRDPGGKTIDVAVSRLPSKNPEKRRGVLLTNPGGPGGGGLDYPQLLKLVKLPQDVLDTYDIIGFDPRGVAHSTPVTCDLTPEQIAVGNLPYAHGPADVVKQAALAKQEAKQCAEAETASMLPHLTTANTARDMDRIRTVLGEPKLSFLGASYGTYLGAVYTTLFPERSDRIVLDSNLGPGGYDIAAMRGFGRGMEDRFPDFAKFAAAHPEYGLGTTPAQVTAKFHELAARLDRTPIEGITGTVFRGLTFSGLYSTDLTQLAKDWQGLEEGRAPKPPADPPTGVENLLASRFAVICGDSAWPRSIASYQVDVAVDRIRYPLLGAASANIGACAYWAPPAEPPVKITGRGPANVLMVQNERDPGTPLSGARKLRAAFGERARMVTIDQGGHGAYLFGPNHCGNTLVTEFLVTGKRPADTYCAAES encoded by the coding sequence ATGCGCAAAGCACTCCTGGCCGCGGCGATCGCCGTGGTGGGCGCGACGACCGTCGTGCCCACCGCCTCCGCCGCGCCGAACGCCTTGAACTGGGGCCCCTGCCCGGCCGGGGCCTTCCCGACGCCGGACCTGCAGTGCACGACCGTGAAGGTCCCGCTGGACTACCGGGACCCGGGCGGGAAGACGATCGACGTCGCCGTGTCGCGCCTGCCGAGCAAGAACCCGGAGAAGCGGCGGGGCGTGCTGCTGACCAACCCGGGCGGTCCGGGCGGTGGCGGTCTCGACTACCCGCAGCTGCTGAAGCTCGTGAAGCTGCCGCAGGACGTGCTCGACACCTACGACATCATCGGGTTCGACCCGCGCGGGGTCGCGCACAGCACGCCGGTGACCTGCGACCTGACGCCGGAGCAGATCGCGGTCGGCAACCTGCCGTACGCGCACGGCCCCGCCGACGTCGTCAAGCAGGCCGCGCTGGCGAAGCAGGAGGCCAAGCAGTGCGCCGAAGCCGAAACGGCGTCGATGCTGCCGCACCTGACGACGGCCAACACCGCACGGGACATGGATCGCATCCGGACGGTGCTCGGCGAGCCGAAGCTGTCCTTCCTCGGCGCGTCCTACGGGACGTACCTGGGCGCGGTGTACACGACGCTGTTCCCCGAGCGCAGCGACCGGATCGTGCTGGACAGCAACCTCGGGCCGGGCGGCTACGACATCGCGGCGATGCGCGGGTTCGGCCGGGGCATGGAGGACCGCTTCCCGGACTTCGCGAAGTTCGCCGCGGCGCACCCGGAGTACGGGCTCGGCACGACGCCGGCGCAGGTGACGGCCAAGTTCCACGAGCTGGCGGCCCGGCTGGACCGCACGCCGATCGAGGGGATCACCGGCACGGTCTTCCGCGGCCTGACGTTCAGCGGCCTCTACTCGACGGACCTGACGCAGCTGGCCAAGGACTGGCAGGGGCTCGAGGAGGGCCGCGCGCCGAAGCCGCCGGCGGACCCGCCGACCGGGGTGGAAAACCTGCTGGCGTCCCGGTTCGCGGTGATCTGCGGGGACTCGGCGTGGCCGCGGTCGATCGCGAGCTACCAGGTCGACGTCGCCGTCGACCGGATCCGGTACCCCCTGCTCGGCGCGGCGAGCGCGAACATCGGGGCGTGCGCGTACTGGGCGCCGCCCGCCGAACCGCCGGTGAAGATCACCGGCCGCGGTCCGGCGAACGTGCTGATGGTGCAGAACGAGCGTGATCCCGGGACGCCGTTGTCCGGGGCCCGCAAGCTGCGCGCGGCGTTCGGCGAGCGCGCCCGGATGGTGACGATCGACCAGGGCGGGCACGGTGCCTACCTGTTCGGGCCGAACCACTGCGGGAACACGCTGGTGACCGAGTTCCTGGTGACCGGCAAGCGGCCGGCCGACACGTACTGCGCCGCGGAAAGCTGA
- a CDS encoding DUF5107 domain-containing protein codes for MTTLHRTSLTLPAAELGPENPLPPLVKPEAVASVSNVDELPADLAAGLAYGRLGTVLPCRLQDGYSRDRRDRELPALVLENDRLRATVLPSLGGRLWSLVHKPSGRELLYRNPVLQPANLALRDAWFAGGVEWNLGTTGHTTLTCAPMFAAEVACPDGTPVLRLWEWERTRDLPYQLDFWLPDGSEHLFVGVRIRNPHPHDVPVYWWSNTAVPQTASTRVLVPADQAWHYGYSGRLDLVDVPGELTYPARSGAAADYFFEVAADRPWIAAVDETGAGLGQASTARLRGRKLFLWGESAGGRHWQEWLAPGAETGYLEIQAGLARTQLEHLRLPPGEAWDWLEAYGPVTADPAVVHGEDWRAATDAVTGLPPAGVLEARHRAWQGVADAEPGDLLATGSGWGALETLRMVACLPGTPFPKETLGPEQRPWLDLLDGETPHGDPRVPPPATLVNRYWADLLAYTADNWLTWYHRGVARWAAGDREAAREAWRSSVAAAENAWAVRNLAVTATDVEESARLSLRAWELAPEVQPLLVEALSAQLAAGHAPVSLLPERPEGRLALLTALTRLRAGDRADAKAVFDAGFEIANIREGETSLSDTWKALSADPLPSRYDFRMK; via the coding sequence ATGACCACCCTCCACCGGACGTCGCTCACGCTGCCCGCGGCCGAGCTGGGGCCGGAGAACCCGCTGCCGCCGCTGGTGAAGCCGGAAGCGGTGGCCTCGGTGTCCAATGTGGACGAGCTGCCCGCGGACCTGGCCGCCGGGCTGGCCTACGGCCGGCTCGGCACGGTGCTGCCGTGCCGGCTGCAGGACGGCTACTCGCGGGACCGCCGGGACCGGGAACTGCCCGCGCTGGTGCTGGAGAACGACCGGCTGCGCGCGACGGTCCTGCCGTCGCTGGGCGGCCGGCTCTGGTCGCTGGTGCACAAGCCGTCCGGACGGGAACTGCTGTACCGCAACCCGGTGCTGCAGCCCGCGAACCTCGCGCTGCGCGACGCGTGGTTCGCCGGCGGCGTCGAATGGAACCTCGGCACCACCGGGCACACGACGCTGACCTGCGCGCCGATGTTCGCGGCCGAGGTGGCGTGTCCGGACGGGACGCCGGTGCTGCGGCTGTGGGAGTGGGAACGCACCCGCGACCTGCCGTACCAGCTCGACTTCTGGCTGCCGGACGGATCGGAGCACCTCTTCGTCGGCGTCCGGATCCGCAACCCGCACCCGCACGACGTCCCGGTCTACTGGTGGTCCAACACCGCCGTCCCGCAGACGGCGTCGACGCGGGTGCTCGTGCCCGCGGACCAGGCCTGGCACTACGGCTATTCGGGCCGGCTCGACCTCGTCGACGTACCGGGCGAGCTGACCTACCCGGCGCGGTCCGGCGCGGCCGCGGACTACTTCTTCGAGGTGGCCGCGGACCGGCCGTGGATCGCGGCGGTCGACGAGACCGGCGCCGGTCTCGGCCAGGCGTCGACCGCGCGGCTGCGTGGCCGGAAACTGTTCCTGTGGGGCGAATCCGCGGGTGGACGGCACTGGCAGGAGTGGCTCGCCCCGGGTGCGGAGACGGGCTACCTGGAAATCCAGGCGGGACTGGCCCGCACGCAGCTGGAACACCTGCGCCTCCCGCCGGGCGAGGCGTGGGACTGGCTGGAGGCCTACGGTCCGGTGACGGCGGACCCGGCCGTGGTGCACGGCGAGGACTGGCGGGCCGCGACGGACGCCGTCACCGGTTTGCCGCCCGCCGGCGTGCTCGAGGCGCGCCACCGGGCGTGGCAAGGGGTCGCGGACGCCGAGCCGGGCGATTTGCTGGCCACCGGTTCGGGCTGGGGTGCGCTGGAAACACTGCGCATGGTGGCGTGCCTGCCGGGTACGCCGTTCCCGAAGGAGACGCTGGGCCCGGAGCAGCGGCCGTGGCTGGACCTCCTCGACGGCGAGACGCCGCACGGTGATCCGCGCGTGCCGCCGCCCGCGACCCTGGTCAACCGGTACTGGGCCGACCTACTGGCGTACACGGCGGACAACTGGCTGACCTGGTACCACCGCGGCGTGGCCCGCTGGGCGGCCGGCGACCGGGAAGCGGCCCGGGAGGCGTGGCGTTCGTCGGTGGCCGCGGCGGAGAACGCTTGGGCCGTGCGCAATCTCGCCGTCACCGCCACGGACGTCGAGGAATCGGCGCGGTTGTCCCTCCGTGCCTGGGAGCTGGCGCCGGAGGTGCAACCGCTGCTCGTCGAAGCGTTGTCCGCGCAGCTGGCGGCCGGGCACGCGCCGGTTTCCCTGCTGCCCGAGCGACCCGAAGGGCGGCTCGCGTTGCTGACCGCGCTCACCCGGCTCCGCGCGGGGGACCGCGCGGACGCGAAGGCCGTGTTCGACGCGGGATTCGAAATCGCGAACATCCGCGAAGGCGAGACATCCCTTTCGGACACTTGGAAAGCGCTCTCGGCGGACCCGCTGCCGTCCCGCTACGACTTCCGGATGAAGTAG